In a single window of the Danio aesculapii chromosome 20, fDanAes4.1, whole genome shotgun sequence genome:
- the slc35b2 gene encoding adenosine 3'-phospho 5'-phosphosulfate transporter 1: MPLFPWSVCVCAALCFLPAVNADAVDASLLGGWQDVWLFRLFLNVLGYATIIIPGYLLISYFKRVNYLETGRGLCFPLIKTCVFGNESKTGLLDDASPTGRNESESSSSARQAFKLIFCAAGLQVSYLTWGVLQERVMTRSYGASEAEGSGERFRDSQFLVFMNRILALTVSGLWCVLFKQPRHGAPMYKYSFASLSNILSSWCQYEALKFISFPTQVLHALHSGYTRCSIRHCPWICLTVPCLQLWRESLT, encoded by the exons ATGCCTCTGTTTCCATGGAG CGTTTGTGTGTGCGCGGCGCTGTGTTTTCTGCCGGCGGTGAATGCAGACGCTGTAGACGCTTCTCTGCTGGGCGGCTGGCAGGACGTCTGGCTCTTCCGCTTGTTCCTCAATGTTTTGGGCTACGCCACCATCATCATCCCTGGATACTTACTCATCAGCTACTTCAAGCGAGTCAACTATCTAGAAACAG GTCGTGGGCTTTGTTTCCCTCTCATAAAGACTTGTGTGTTTGGCAACGAGTCTAAGACTGGACTGCTGGATGACGCTTCACCCACTGGCAGAAATGAGTCTGAGTCCAGTTCATCGGCTCGACAGGCCTTCAAACTGATCTTCTGTGCCGCTGGACTCCAG GTGTCGTACCTGACGTGGGGCGTCCTGCAGGAGCGTGTGATGACGCGGTCATACGGCGCCAGCGAGGCAGAGGGCAGCGGCGAGCGCTTCAGAGACTCCCAGTTCCTGGTGTTCATGAACCGTATCCTGGCGCTGACGGTGTCGGGTCTGTGGTGCGTCCTCTTCAAGCAGCCTCGACACGGAGCGCCCATGTACAAATACTCCTTCGCCTCGCTCTCCAACATCCTCAGCAGCTGGTGCCAGTACGAGGCGCTCAAGTTCATCAGCTTTCCCACACAGGTACTACACGCACTACATTCTGGGTACACAAGATGCTCAATAAGGCATTGTCCGTGGATCTGCTTGACAGTCCCATGTTTGCAGCTTTGGCGTGAATCACTCACATGA